Genomic window (Aquimarina sp. BL5):
ATCTTTTCTTTAGATGAGGCAGCAAAAGTTGCTAATAAATTAAATAATCCGGAGTTTTTTCTTGAGGTATCTGTAAAGAAAGCAAGTTTTTTAGTAGATAAGAATAAAGTAGAAGAATCTCTTGAGTTGCTTAATTTATGTAGAGAAAAATTAGATGAACATCCTAGTAGTAACGAATGGATAGGATACTTTAATACAAAGGCAAATATTAGTAGAAATAAAGCAGAGTATGAAAAAGCATTGCGCTATGGTGATAGCGGTATTGCTATGGCTAAAAAAGTCAATAAAACAAAATCTTTGCATCAGGGTTATATCGATAAGGCGATATCCCATATTACCTTATTTCAATATAATAAAGGTGTTGAAGCACTTCAGGAAGCTATTGCTATTTTAGATACCATAGATGATAAGAGTGAATTAACTTTTGCATACTTTACTAAAGGAGTTTGTTACGAACGTTTAGAAGAATATGAAAAAGCTGCAGAAACTCTGAAACTTGCGGTAGAAAGTGCTAGAAAAACGAATGATTCTAAATCGATGGCTAGAGCATATTCAAGAATGAGTATATCTTTAATTGAGTTGCGGGATGAAAAAGCTTTGGCAGTTATAGACTCTGTAATTTCGATCTCAGAAAGAACATCTGACTTTTCTACTCTTGCCATTGGATATTCAGATAAAGGAAATGCTGCCTTAAATATTATAGAAGATTATGATAAAGCAGAGAAAGCTTTTTTAGCATCAAATAAGATTTTAAATACTAAAGATGTAACAAAAAGGGCTAAGGAGATTACGTTGCTTACTAATTTGTCTGGTCTTATAATCACCAAAGATAAAAAGAAGGAATATGATAAGATGTATCCATATATAAGAGAGTATGATATACAAAGCAAAAAATGGAACTCACTTATAAATAAACTAAATGTTGCTAATTTTTACAGGATGTATTATGAAGGAATTAAGGATTATAAGCAAGCACTTAGTTACAACAAAAGGTTTGAAGAAATAAATGATTCCATTACCAACAAAGAAGTAAGAGTTGATGTTGCAGATTTAGAAAAAAAATACGAAACTCAAAAAAAGGAAATAGAGATATTAAAACTCAATGAGGAATCTCAAGCACAGAAAATTAAAACTCAAGAAGCAGAAACTAAACAGTATATCTATTCGGGAATTGCACTGTTTTCTACATTACTTTTATTAATTGGTCTTTGGGCGTATGTTAAAATTAGAAAACAACAAAAAGAACTTAATAATACTCACGAGAAATTGAAAAAAAGTCATGAAGAAGTAGCTTCTATTAACAGCGTTAAGGATAGACTATTTTCAGTAATTTCTCATGATATGCGAAATATGCTGGTTCCATTTCAAAGAGGAGGTAAAATATTAAAGCATCACATAGATAAAGGTGATTATGATAAGGTAACGGAACTATCTCATAAGTTACAGGAAAACTCTTTGAGTCTTTCTCATCTTTTGGATAACTTATTAAATTGGTCTTTAGAACAAATGAATGGGTATTCTTTAAAGCAAGAAACTATTATGATTTCGGAAGAGTTAGAAGATATAAGGAAATCTTTTATACCTTCTTCTGAAGAAAAACAAACCACTATAAATATCTTTGGAGAATCAGGGATGACAGCAGTATTCGATAAAGGAGCTTTTTATATAATTTTCCGGAATCTTATAGGAAACGCTTTAAAGTATACCGAAGACGGTACTATTTCCATCAAGTTTTTTGAAAAAGATGATTCCTTTATATATGAGATCTCGGATACAGGGATAGGAATGTCAGAAGAGCAAGTAGATAATCTTTTTAAACTACAAAAAAGTAAAACCCAAGGTACAAGAGGTGAAAAGGGCACAGGTATTGGTCTTAATCTTGTATATCGCTTTGTAGAAATGAATCAAGGTACAATTGGGGTGTTTTCTGAGATGAGAATTGGAACTAAATTTGAACTAAGTTTTCCAAAGGTAATTACGATGAATACATCACTTTCCTCAGAAGAAAAACAAGTATCAGCTTAATGCTTAGCCGTTAAAAATCATATTTTTTTTCAATGGCATAACGAAGTAGTTCTCCTTTTCCGTGAAGCCCTAGTTTACGAATAATGTTTTTACGATGTGTCTCTATAGTAGATACAGAGTTAAATCTAATGGCGGCAATTTCTGAAGAAGTTTTTCCCTGACCGATAAGGGTTAGTATTTCTCTTTCACTTTTGGATAAAACTGTTTTTTTAGACTGCTGTTCGGTATCTTCAGAGAAAAAAGAAGGATCAATAGTAGCGTCAAAATAGGTATTTCCTTTCATTACTTCCTGAATAGCTGTGAGTACTTCTTCCAACGGAGAGTTTTTTAATAAATAACCGGAAGCACCGGCAGTTATCATCTGTCTTACTGCATCTTCTTGATCAAACATAGAAAAAGCAATAATCTTGGTATGTGGTAATTCCTTTTTGATGATTTTGGTGGCGGCAATACCATCAATTTTCGGCATACGAATATCCATAAGCACTATTTTGGGTTGCTTTCTTCTAACAATGGCTAATAATTCTTCGCCATCATTAGCCATACCGACAATACTAATATCTTCTTCATATTTTAGTAATAAATGTATTCCATCCATTAAAGATTGGTGGTCTTCGGCTATAGCTACTGTGATCATATGGGTATATTTATGATGATATTCGTTCCTTTTCCTATGGTAGAGTCAATCTCAAAAGTTCCTTCCATATGTTCTATGCGTTTCTCAATACTTTTTAATCCCATTCCATCTTTTTCTGGCAGTATTTTGGCATCGAACCCTTTTCCATTGTCTTCTACAATGATGTTAAGTAGCGAATCGTGATTGGTTAGTGAGATATGGATTTCAGACGCATTGGCGTGTTTAATGGTATTTGTGATCAGTTCCTGTATAATCCTAAAGATAGAGATCTCTAAGGCGTTATCCAATCGTTCATCTAAACCATAATCCTGTACTTCGATTAGTAATTCATCGCCGTTGGAAGCTTTTTTTGCTAGATTTTTTACCGCCGGTAATAATCCCTGTTTTGCCATAACTCCACTATTCTTTTCATGGGCTATGGTTCGTACTTTTTGGTATGCTTCATCAAGGAGGTTATTGGTTTTATTATAGAGTTCCTCTACATTCTCCATTTTGGGATTGTCCCGATTATTTTTTAAGTGGTCAAAATGTAATTTTACGGTTGCTAATGTGCTACCTAGATTATCGTGCAAATCATTCGCCAATCGTTGTCGTTCTTTTTCCTGCCCAGAGATCATAGCATCGATAGCCGCAAGCTCCTGTTCTTTGAGTAATTTTTCGGTTTTTTGGATTTCTATCTCCCTTTCCTGTTCTGCGATACGTTGTTTGCGTTTGGTGTTTTTATAAACTAGTATCCCGATAATAAGACCAATGACTAATGCCGAACAAGATCCAATAAGCCAGTTTCTATTTTTAATTCGTTGCGCTTCTGTTTTGAGGTTGGCATTTAGAAGCTGAACTATTTTTTTTTCTTTTTCTAATGTTTGTAATTGTATCTCTAATTTGGAATTTTCTAAAGTATTTTTTTTAAAATCTTGTTGATATTCTAATTCTTTTGATTTTTCGAGTTGCTCATATGCTTTTTGATAGTTTTTCAACCCTTTATTGTTTAGAGATGCATATTTGTAGACATAAATTTTACTTCTTAAAGTATCTGAAATATCTATATATTTATTTGCTTCTGTGGCATATTTTAAACCTTTATGATATTCTTTTTTATTGTGATACAAATCAGCTAGTCTTATACATGTCCTAAATTTGATATACTTTAAAAATGGATAATTAGAACTTTCCTTTAATGCTTGAAAGTGATATTTTTCGGCTTCATCATCTTTATTGATAAATTCTAATTGAACAGCCTTTAAAGACAAAAAAAGAGGTCTTATTTTATGATTTTCAGGAAGTTTTTCAATTTGATTCTCCAAGTTCCTAAGAGCCTCTATTGCACTTCGTTTATCTTTAAAAATACTTTGTGATGAGAAGTAAATTTCATAAATGTTGGCCCAAGTTTTTTCAACGGGGCTTGATGCTAGTTCTTTAAATTCGGTCAAATATTTTATAAATTGATCATTGGTTTGGGAAAATTCATAATGGTAAAACTCTAAGACTCCTAAGAGCGTTAATTTGCGTAAAGAATAATTATTTAGCTCTTTTGCTTTTTGATAAGGAATTATAAAATTTTTAAGGAGACTGGACTTATTGGGGCTATGATAAAGTGTATCATAGGCCTTAGCTAAAAGATGAACAATTTCTGTAACTGGTTGTTTAATTGCTTTTGTATTTGAATCAGAATTTCTTTCAAACTCCCCTTGCCCTTGAAAATATAAAATGTTATTAAGGTTGTGAATTTTTTTTCGTAATAAAGAATCATTAATAAGACCAGTTTTTTGCTGAGCTATTTTAAAGTCTAGGTCGATAAGATGTTGAACAATATTAGATGTTAACTGTTTATCTTTATTTAGAACAGTTTGAGCCGCCATCAGATTGAAAGCGGCTATAAACCATAATAGTAAAATATAGGAGTAATGTTTATCCATTAAAAGGTAATCAAACTATAACTTTTTGGGCAAATACCTCCAGGTCCTTTTGGAAGGTTTGGTATATCATTTTTAGGTATTATTTCACCATTATCATCAACTCTTCTTCCCTGTACATCATAAGTAGGATTAATGTTAATGGCGTCGTGATATTCTCTATTGATTTTTTCTGGAGGTCTAAAACCATCTTTATAGTAAAATTCACTGTCAAATACACCATTCTTATTATATTCACCATCTTTATCATTCATCGGTAATAATTTCCTGTTTATTTCTAAATAATAAGTTGGGCCTGTTTGATCTAATTCTAGATCAATTTTCTCTATTTTATCGTACTCTTTTGTGTCGGAGCTTAGTGCTTGTATATCAAGTTTTATAGATATAATATTTATAATTTTAGGAATCACTGAAAAATTAAGTTCTGTGACTTCTGAGGTTTTTCTAGTGGCTACATACTTTACATTCTTAATTCCCAAATTAATTCCGCCTTTGTAATTTTTCAAAAGCAATTCTACTTCTTTTAAAGTTTTTAACTCCTCATCATAATTTATTTTTACATACACAACAAATAGTGTTCCATATAATTGACTTATATAAGCGGTTTGCCATCGATTTTTTGATGCGCTATTAAACGAGAGAGTGGTGCATAATTCTAATTCCATAATAAAAGTTTTAATATTAATTCATTACAAATTTATTCTATAGTTAGGAAGTAAAATATCCCCAATATAGGGTATATTATACAATTGATTGAAAAATTAATTTAGCCAAAAATTAAGTCATGAGTAAAAAAGCAATTTTTTTCGGAATTGAAAATGCCGAAATAGGTGTAACTAAATTAAACGGATGCCATAATGATATTAACTTGTGGAGGGATTTGCTAGTAAATAAATTCAATTTTGATTCAGATTCGAAAATTTATATAGATGCTAAACCGGAATATTTTCGAGGAGAAATCAAAACATTTTTACAAGATCTAAAAAGAGGAGACGTAGGAGTGTTGATGTTTTCAGGTCATGGGTTTAGTCTGAATAAATTGATAAATGGAAATGGCAGAAGATATGAAGGCTTGTTTTTTTCCACTAAAGATTTTTATTCCAGTAAAAACGGATTGTTAGGGGATTATGAAATAATTCAGTTTCTGAATGATCATGTCTATGGAAAGGATTTTAAATTGATTTTAATCTTGGACTGCTGTTATGCTGAAGGAAATGGTGCATCTTACGATACAAACGAAAATGAAGTTGTTAATAATAGAGAAGAAACTTTGCGAGCTAAATCAATTGAAATTGAAAAAGAACATTTAGATGGTGTTTATGAAATGGAAATAAATCGAGAAGAAATAGACTTTTTTCCTTCAATCAAAAATTTTGACAACGTATGTCTACTAAGCGCCGTAAAAAATAAATTAAAAAAGGCATATGAAGATAAATTTGAACAAGGGACCTACGGATTGTTTTCGTATTTCGCAAATCAAGTGTTTATGGAAAACGAGTCTTTGAGTTATAGAGAATTAGAAACAAAAGTCAATCATAAACTTTTATCTGATCAAAGAGAACAGAGAGTTACGTTTATAATTGGTGAAAAATTTAATGGTACAAATGTTTTTCTTTAAAACTTATTTAGACTTTAAATCTTAGTTTAAAACGAGCAACATCCTATTAAAGATAATGAAACCTAGTAAATAACAGTGATCTCGAAATAATATATTTCTTGGAAAGAAATAGGGTTAAATAGATGCACTAGTACAAAAACTGGAATCGCACCACTAGCAGTAATCGTAGTTCTTTCTGCGCCATCGTTTGTATTTCGAATTGATCTGATTCTTTACCAATGTTTATAGTTCCCGGTAAGGAAATGCTAATGGTGGATGCAGAGATCATGGTAAGAACTCGGATAAACCAAAAACTTTGTTCGCTGATATTTCCATTGGTAACATTTAGATAGATGAAAATAGGACTTAAGATAATTAGCGCTAGAAGCAACATTGCAAAAGGAGTCACTTTTCTGTCCAGAATTGAATGGTTTATAGTTAATTAAAAATCCGTTACTAAAAACCTAAGATTTCTATAAAATACTTTCTGCAGAAATGAAGAAAATATCTAAAGAAACCCAAGATCAATTCTTTAGGATGTAACTAAAAAAACAATTACTTGATTGAAAACTAGGGGTGTAGTTAGTTTACTCCGGCCTTAAATACGTTTTTAGTACAAAAAGCAACAGAATAAAGATAATAAAACCGATGAGAATAAAAATACTGCCTTTGTAATATTTGCGATGTAGTTTCAGATCTTTACGGTAGCTAAATATCATTAAAATGATAAAAGCTACTACAAAACATCCTGCAAATATCAATTGACCCGTACTAAACATATTTTGTTATTTTTACGGCAAAGATAACTTATTAGAAGAAATACATGAAAGATAAAATTGCTGCTGTACAAGAATTCCATACCGCATTTGAGATTGGATATAAAAATGAGCCTATTGCAGATCTGGGAGAAGCTAAAAACACGCTTCGCTTTAACCTAATGAAAGAGGAAAATGAAGAATATCTAGAGGCGGCTCAGAATAATGATTTAGTCGAGGTTGCAGATGCGTTAGGTGATATGTTATATATTTTATGTGGAACCATCATAGAACATGGCATGCAGCATAAAATAGAAGAAGTGTTTACAGAGATCCAACGCAGTAATATGAGTAAACTAGGAGAAAATGGGAAGCCTATTTATAGAGAAGATGGTAAAGTGTTAAAAGGACCAAATTACTTTAAACCTAATATCAAGGAAATTCTTGATCGATAATTACAAATTAAAAATGCCTCAAGAAAAAATCTTGAGGCATTTTTAGTTCTCTAAATTCGTAATTCTTAATTAAGGAATTAAACCTTCACTCTCCATCCAAAAGCATCTTCAGCTTTATTATATTGAATATTCATAAGTTCCTTCTTAAAATGAGATGCATAAGAACTCTCTTGTTTTTCTAGTTCGTAATGCTCTCCCTTATACCCAAAAGCTTTTACAGGGCTTACAACAGCTGCTGTACCTGCTCCAAAAATCTCTTTTAGACTGCCATTTTTATAGGCATCTACGATTTCGCTTACTTTTATTGGTCTTACTTCTACATTATATCCTTGTCTTTCTGCTAAAGAAATCAAACTTTTACGAGTAATCCCATCTAATATTCGATCACTAACGGGAGCCGTTAATAAAGTATCGTTTATTCTAAAGAAAACATTCATGGTTCCAGCTTCTTCTACATATTCATGGGTGTTAGAATCTGTCCAGATGATTTGTTGGTATCCTTGCTCTTTGGCAAGTTTAGTTGGATAAAATTGACCAGCATAATTACCGGCCGCTTTTGCATATCCAAAACCTCCACTAGCCGAACGACTAAACTTTTCTGCTACCAATACACTAACATCTCCACTATAATAGGATTGTGCAGGAGAACAAATAATCATAAAACGATATTCATCCGCTTCTGATGCAGAAACACTTGCCTGTGTAGCAATAACAAAGGGTCTTATATATAAAGAATTCCCAAAACCTGATTTAATCCATTCATTATCTAATTTTAATAGATTATTTAATCCATCAAAAAAATACTCTTCAGGAAATTCTGGCATTGCCAAACGCTCTGCGGACTTGTTGATTCTTTTAAAGTTTTCATCAGGTCTAAATAAGAAAGTATCTCCCTGGTCATCTTTATAGGCTTTCATCCCTTCAAAAACTGCTTGTCCGTAATGAAATACTCGAGCAGACGGATCGAGTGTAAGAGGTCCGTATGGGACAATTTTTGGTGTTTGCCATTCGCCATTGACATAATCACAAATAAACATATGATCTGTAAAAACTTTACCAAAAGCTAAGTTTTCAAAATCTACTTGTCCAATTTTGGATTCGTGTACTTTGGTGATTTCAATCTCTTGCGGAACTGCATTTCTCATCCGATAGTTATTTATAAGGTTGTGAAATTTTTTATTATCAACTATTGCACTTTTAATAATTATGTCCTAAAATTTATAAGATGCTTACAATAGTTAATATTTTAAACAAAAATACCCTTTTCTGATAAATTAGGAATTTTAAAAATGTTTAATTTTGCGAAACATCATTAATAATAATGTATTATGAAAAAAATAGCACTGTTTTTTGCGGGATTGTCATGTATAGTAGGTTGTAATTCTGTACAGAAAGAAAAAGAATCTTTTTCAGTTAAAGATATAGCGCTAAGTGAATATGATAGTTTTGGAGGAGAAGTATCATCAGATGCAGTCTTTTATAAGGATGCAATAGCAGAAAAGTATAAGGATCTAAATGAAGGTGATACGATCAATATTGCTTTTTCAAGTACAGTAAATGATGTTTGCAAGGCTAAAGGTTGCTGGATGAAAGTTGCTCTGAATAAAGAAGAAGAAACTATGGTAAAGTTTAAAGACTATGGTTTTTTTGTTCCAAAAGATATTGAAAATGATACAATCATTGTTCAGGGAAAAGCATATGTTTCTGAGACCTCTGTGGATGAATTACGTCACTTGGCTCAGGATGCCGGAAAATCTGAGGATGAAATAGCTGCAATTACTACTCCTAAGAAAACATATTCGTTTATGGCAGATGGGGTTTTAGTAAAGCAATAATGAAAGAAAATTTAAAGCGTGAGATTATCACCACTTCTGATGGTTCTACAACTATTCACTTTCCCGAGCTAGATGAACATTACCACTCTATACACGGAGCGATTAATGAAGCGAAGCACGTTTTTATTAAAAGTGGTTTTGATCATATTTTAGCTTCCAGAGAATTTCCAGAATTGAATATTTTGGAGATAGGCTTTGGAACAGGTTTAAATGCTTTTATAACCTATCTAGAAGCTTTGAAGATTCAGCAAAAGATTCATTATGTTGGAGTAGAAGCATATCCAGTTCCTTTGGAGGAGGTAAAGCTTTTGAACTATGTTGATCAATTATCAGCGCTAGACTATCAGACTGCTTTTGACGAAATGCATGAATCTTCGTGGGAAGATCAGAATGCAGTATCTTCTTCTTTTCTTCTTACGAAACGTAAACAGTTTTTTACAGATATCAAGGATGAAAATTGCTTCGATTTAATTTATTTTGATGCTTTTGGCGCAAGAGTGCAGCCAGAGTTGTGGAGCATAGATATTTTCAAAAAGATGTATGAAGCGCTAATGAATAATGGGGTTTTGGTTACCTACTCTGCAAAAGGTAGCGTAAGACGTGCAATGCAAGAAGTTGGTTTTGTAGTAGAAAGACTCCCTGGTCCACCTGGTAAAAGAGAAATGCTAAGGGCTACAAAGGATTAGCAGGGTTTATGTTTTCTTTAATTAATGATTTTAATATTTGTTAAACCTATAATAAAGGGGTAGGTTATGTTAAAATCGGATGTTATTTTGCACGAAATAACTCAACAATGAAAGTTTTAATTACTGGGGCAACTGGACTTATTGGTCAGGAAATTGTTAGACTATGTCATCAATCAAAAATTGATGTACATTACCTTACAACTAGTAAAAGTAAGCTTACATCAGAAAAGAATTATAAAGGATTTTACTGGAACCCATCGGTAGGTGAAATGGATTCCAGCTGTTTTGAAGATGTAGAGGTAATTATTAATCTTGTTGGAGCTACGGTAGCCAAACGTTGGACAAAGAAATATAAACAAGAGATTATCGATAGCCGTGTTGATACTGCTTCACTTATTTTAGAATCACTTAAAAAAGTAAAACATTCTGTTCGACATATCGTATCTGCAAGTGCCATTGGGATTTATCCAGATTCTTTTCAGAATTATTATATGGAAGATTCCTCTATGGAGGATCCCGGGTTCTTAGGAGAAGTGGTTAAAAAATGGGAAACTGCGGTTGAAGAATTTAAAACGCTAAATATTGAAGTGAGCCTCCTGAGAATTGGATTAGTGCTTTCTAACAAAGGTGGAGCATTTCCTAAAATAGCTAATCCTATAAAACAAGGGATAGGAGCTGTTTTTGGTAGCGGAAAACAATGGCAGAGTTGGATTCATGTAGAAGATCTGGCGAAAATGTTTATGTATGTGGTCGAGGAAGAATTAGCAGGTTTGTATAATGCAGTGGCACCTAATTCTGTTTCTAATCAAAAATTGACACACGTTATTGCTGATCATTTAGATAAAAAAATAGTATTGCCCAATGTACCGAAGTTTATGATGAAGCTTGTTCTTGGAGAAATGCATGTATTGTTGTTTAGTAGCCAGAGAGTGTGTAGCGATAAAATTTTAGAAACAGGTTTTCGATTTAAGTATGACAATATTACTCAAGCAATTGAAGATCTTGTCTAATAGAATAAGTACATAATAAAATATAAAAAAGGTCCACATTCTATAATGCGGACCTTTTTATATAATAGATTTTTTGAATTAAGATTTATTAGCTTTTAGGCTAATCTTTAATTCGATATCATCCATAATAAACTTATCACCTAAGTTTTCGAAAACAGATTTAGATCCATAGTTTACACCCCAATCTGTACGATTAATTGTAAATACTTCACTATTTAAAGTCATTGTGTCTCCTTCTACGGAAGAAGTCGCTGGGAAAGAAATATTTTTCTTAATCCCTTTGATCGTAAGGTTACCTTCGATAGATGTTTTATCTTCTTTTTCTAAAACTCCTGTCACTTCAAAAGAAGCATTAGGAAATTTAGCTACATTAAAGAAATGATCTTCTTTACCTTCTCCTTCTCCTTTAAGATGCCCCTCAAGGCCTGCTTTTTGATCACCTTCTAGATCAGTTACATTAATAGAAGCCATGTCAATTACAAAAGATCCACTTTGGATTTTTCCATCCTGGGTTTTTACTTTCCCTTTCGCAATGTTAATAGTTCCGGTATGGTTTTCTGTTGGTTTTTTACCAACCCATTCGATAGTACTAGCTGCGTTATCCACAATATAGGTTATTGCTTCTGCAGGAGCTTCTACTACCTCTTCTGCCGTGGTTGCTTCAGTTTCATTTTTTTTCTCTCCTTTACAAGAGGTTCCCGCTACTATAAGTGCACTAATAGCAAACAGGTTTATCAATTTGGTTTTCATAATAATTCTAGTTTATAGTTTTTAAAAATCCAAAATTATTTTTTTAGAAAATGAATACTCTTAAATATATACTAAAATATTCCTGTGACATTATGACATTTATTCAAAAATGGCAGTACTTTTGCATCTTCAAAAAAAGAACTTATAAAAGGTACTAGTTACATGAGTAAGAAAAATAAAAATACAGAAGATGTAAAGGATCAAGTAGAAGAGGTACTTGACAAAACTGTAGAGGAAACTGAAGTAGAAGAATTGGATATCGAAACACAACTAAAAGAAGACTTAGAAAAGGAAAAAGATAAGTTTTTAAGACTTTTTGCAGAATTCGAGAATTACAAAAAGCGTACTTCTAAGGAAAGAATAGAATTGTTTAAGACGGCAGGTCAGGATGTCATGCAATCTATGTTGCCTGTATTAGATGATTTTGATCGTGCGATGAAAGAGATCGAAAAATCTGAAGATAAAGATTTGTTGAAAGGT
Coding sequences:
- a CDS encoding HAMP domain-containing sensor histidine kinase, whose product is MLKASFIPVFCFLLFFSNFYAQQKKDCEEIKKHIDELSSVDEKLSESLIYLQNSDVACKYHLWKKRAQLFQGKFLLDSIIFSLDEAAKVANKLNNPEFFLEVSVKKASFLVDKNKVEESLELLNLCREKLDEHPSSNEWIGYFNTKANISRNKAEYEKALRYGDSGIAMAKKVNKTKSLHQGYIDKAISHITLFQYNKGVEALQEAIAILDTIDDKSELTFAYFTKGVCYERLEEYEKAAETLKLAVESARKTNDSKSMARAYSRMSISLIELRDEKALAVIDSVISISERTSDFSTLAIGYSDKGNAALNIIEDYDKAEKAFLASNKILNTKDVTKRAKEITLLTNLSGLIITKDKKKEYDKMYPYIREYDIQSKKWNSLINKLNVANFYRMYYEGIKDYKQALSYNKRFEEINDSITNKEVRVDVADLEKKYETQKKEIEILKLNEESQAQKIKTQEAETKQYIYSGIALFSTLLLLIGLWAYVKIRKQQKELNNTHEKLKKSHEEVASINSVKDRLFSVISHDMRNMLVPFQRGGKILKHHIDKGDYDKVTELSHKLQENSLSLSHLLDNLLNWSLEQMNGYSLKQETIMISEELEDIRKSFIPSSEEKQTTINIFGESGMTAVFDKGAFYIIFRNLIGNALKYTEDGTISIKFFEKDDSFIYEISDTGIGMSEEQVDNLFKLQKSKTQGTRGEKGTGIGLNLVYRFVEMNQGTIGVFSEMRIGTKFELSFPKVITMNTSLSSEEKQVSA
- a CDS encoding response regulator transcription factor — its product is MITVAIAEDHQSLMDGIHLLLKYEEDISIVGMANDGEELLAIVRRKQPKIVLMDIRMPKIDGIAATKIIKKELPHTKIIAFSMFDQEDAVRQMITAGASGYLLKNSPLEEVLTAIQEVMKGNTYFDATIDPSFFSEDTEQQSKKTVLSKSEREILTLIGQGKTSSEIAAIRFNSVSTIETHRKNIIRKLGLHGKGELLRYAIEKKYDF
- a CDS encoding sensor histidine kinase, which translates into the protein MDKHYSYILLLWFIAAFNLMAAQTVLNKDKQLTSNIVQHLIDLDFKIAQQKTGLINDSLLRKKIHNLNNILYFQGQGEFERNSDSNTKAIKQPVTEIVHLLAKAYDTLYHSPNKSSLLKNFIIPYQKAKELNNYSLRKLTLLGVLEFYHYEFSQTNDQFIKYLTEFKELASSPVEKTWANIYEIYFSSQSIFKDKRSAIEALRNLENQIEKLPENHKIRPLFLSLKAVQLEFINKDDEAEKYHFQALKESSNYPFLKYIKFRTCIRLADLYHNKKEYHKGLKYATEANKYIDISDTLRSKIYVYKYASLNNKGLKNYQKAYEQLEKSKELEYQQDFKKNTLENSKLEIQLQTLEKEKKIVQLLNANLKTEAQRIKNRNWLIGSCSALVIGLIIGILVYKNTKRKQRIAEQEREIEIQKTEKLLKEQELAAIDAMISGQEKERQRLANDLHDNLGSTLATVKLHFDHLKNNRDNPKMENVEELYNKTNNLLDEAYQKVRTIAHEKNSGVMAKQGLLPAVKNLAKKASNGDELLIEVQDYGLDERLDNALEISIFRIIQELITNTIKHANASEIHISLTNHDSLLNIIVEDNGKGFDAKILPEKDGMGLKSIEKRIEHMEGTFEIDSTIGKGTNIIINIPI
- a CDS encoding caspase family protein; the encoded protein is MSKKAIFFGIENAEIGVTKLNGCHNDINLWRDLLVNKFNFDSDSKIYIDAKPEYFRGEIKTFLQDLKRGDVGVLMFSGHGFSLNKLINGNGRRYEGLFFSTKDFYSSKNGLLGDYEIIQFLNDHVYGKDFKLILILDCCYAEGNGASYDTNENEVVNNREETLRAKSIEIEKEHLDGVYEMEINREEIDFFPSIKNFDNVCLLSAVKNKLKKAYEDKFEQGTYGLFSYFANQVFMENESLSYRELETKVNHKLLSDQREQRVTFIIGEKFNGTNVFL
- a CDS encoding nucleoside triphosphate pyrophosphohydrolase family protein, translating into MKDKIAAVQEFHTAFEIGYKNEPIADLGEAKNTLRFNLMKEENEEYLEAAQNNDLVEVADALGDMLYILCGTIIEHGMQHKIEEVFTEIQRSNMSKLGENGKPIYREDGKVLKGPNYFKPNIKEILDR
- a CDS encoding branched-chain amino acid aminotransferase; translation: MRNAVPQEIEITKVHESKIGQVDFENLAFGKVFTDHMFICDYVNGEWQTPKIVPYGPLTLDPSARVFHYGQAVFEGMKAYKDDQGDTFLFRPDENFKRINKSAERLAMPEFPEEYFFDGLNNLLKLDNEWIKSGFGNSLYIRPFVIATQASVSASEADEYRFMIICSPAQSYYSGDVSVLVAEKFSRSASGGFGYAKAAGNYAGQFYPTKLAKEQGYQQIIWTDSNTHEYVEEAGTMNVFFRINDTLLTAPVSDRILDGITRKSLISLAERQGYNVEVRPIKVSEIVDAYKNGSLKEIFGAGTAAVVSPVKAFGYKGEHYELEKQESSYASHFKKELMNIQYNKAEDAFGWRVKV
- a CDS encoding DUF4920 domain-containing protein, yielding MKKIALFFAGLSCIVGCNSVQKEKESFSVKDIALSEYDSFGGEVSSDAVFYKDAIAEKYKDLNEGDTINIAFSSTVNDVCKAKGCWMKVALNKEEETMVKFKDYGFFVPKDIENDTIIVQGKAYVSETSVDELRHLAQDAGKSEDEIAAITTPKKTYSFMADGVLVKQ
- the mnmD gene encoding tRNA (5-methylaminomethyl-2-thiouridine)(34)-methyltransferase MnmD, coding for MKENLKREIITTSDGSTTIHFPELDEHYHSIHGAINEAKHVFIKSGFDHILASREFPELNILEIGFGTGLNAFITYLEALKIQQKIHYVGVEAYPVPLEEVKLLNYVDQLSALDYQTAFDEMHESSWEDQNAVSSSFLLTKRKQFFTDIKDENCFDLIYFDAFGARVQPELWSIDIFKKMYEALMNNGVLVTYSAKGSVRRAMQEVGFVVERLPGPPGKREMLRATKD
- a CDS encoding TIGR01777 family oxidoreductase, yielding MKVLITGATGLIGQEIVRLCHQSKIDVHYLTTSKSKLTSEKNYKGFYWNPSVGEMDSSCFEDVEVIINLVGATVAKRWTKKYKQEIIDSRVDTASLILESLKKVKHSVRHIVSASAIGIYPDSFQNYYMEDSSMEDPGFLGEVVKKWETAVEEFKTLNIEVSLLRIGLVLSNKGGAFPKIANPIKQGIGAVFGSGKQWQSWIHVEDLAKMFMYVVEEELAGLYNAVAPNSVSNQKLTHVIADHLDKKIVLPNVPKFMMKLVLGEMHVLLFSSQRVCSDKILETGFRFKYDNITQAIEDLV